GTTCTCGGTCGCTTCAAAGAGGTAGAACGCCTCCGCCGGTATTTCCCGTGTCACCGTGTCCGCCCACTCGGCTGTCAGGCGGTTCTGCTGGGCATTCTCGCTGGCGCTGCAATGCAACCCGCGATTCGTCACGCTCAGGATGTGTCCGCAGGCATTGGCCATCGTGTGGTCGTACGGCAGCGGCGTGAAGGGGGTCAGGACCCGCATCGTCCGTCCCGCATCCCGCATCTCGACATACGGGGGCTGAACCCCGGGCACTCGCCGGCCATGAAAAACACGCAAAGGCGCAACGTGAGCGCGCGGCAACCGGGAGGTCGACACCAGCGCGCGCCGGATCCAACTGCACGCCTGGGGCCGGCTGTTCGCGCAACCGATTAGCAGCTTGACCACGCGGCGCTCTCCGGGCGGAATCGTCACGCCCAGCAACAGGCAACCCGTCGGATCGAAATCGGGTCCCGCCCCGGTGTCGCGAGGGGCATGAAAACGGAGCGTCTGCAACGCCTGCGGCGCCCAAAGACTGCTGGCCCGGCCGATAAAATCCACGCGAGTCATCAGGAATCCGTCGGGCGTGATGTCTGCCGCCAGAAACCCGACCTTCTTGGTGTCTCGGTGGCGTGCCAGCACGGCATGCAGACCCGCCACATATTCAACCTCCGGGAAAAGCCGGTTGTACTGCGTGTGGCTCCGGTCGGCAACCGGACTGTTCAACACCCACTCGAGATATGGAACAACCTTGAGCGTGCGCGCCGTTGACCCGTCGTTGCACAGCTCGATCTCCCACACCTCAGCGGCTGGCACCTCGGGCGCGAGCGTAATCCGAACGGTCGTTCGAATCCCGTTGCCGGCACTCGTGATCCGAAGCGCATCCTCCTCCTGGCTCACCGTGCCTTTCGGGAACAGCGACGCCGGCCAGTTTCCCACCGCCGGCCACCAACGCCCCGCCTGACCCTGCGGCACCGCAGCATCCACAATAAACAGGGCGCGGCCTGCGGGATCAATCCCTTCATAGGAACGCCGGGTGACGTCTACATCGCACCGCGGCAGTCGGCTCACAACCTCCCCACCCGCCTTCGCGCACACCTCGTAACGGGGACCAGACAGCGTGTAGGCCGGCTCCTTCCTGCGGGCCACACACGCGGCCACCCGCCGGCACCCCGCCGCCACCGCTGTCGCTACTCCGACACCCCCGGTCATCAGGAGCACCTGCCGCCCGGCTGGCAGGGCGACCAGCGCCTCAACCCAGCCCCGCGATCCAGCCATGATCGCTTGAGAGGTGTTCCAGACATAATCCCAATCCGCGCCTGCGGGGATGTAGTACGGAATCAGCAACGGCGCCCACGTGGCGAAGCGTTTCACCCCCTCGGGAAGAAACCGTACGGTGGCCGCCGGACCGATGAAACGCGCCACCCGCTCGTCCAGCCGGTCGAGCCCGATGAAACTCAGGTTCACCAGTGTCGCCACCCGCAAGCCCATGTGATCGAGCCAGATCACCATCCGAAACCCGCCATAGGCGACAACCCACATAAACAATTCCCGGCTCCACCGGACAAACTCGCCCGTGCTCAGGGAGAAGCTATTCGCAATGGCCACCAGCGTGCGGATGGCCCCATCCTGATTGAACCAGGTCGGCGTCGGCATCTGCCAGAGGAACGTGGCAATGATCGGGGACATCCAGAGGCCCCAGCGCATAACCTGAATCGTGTTTTTGAGAAGTCCTGCAAAACCGCCGCGCGTGGCCAGATTCCGGACCGGCGCCCACTGCCGCTGAAACAGGGCCAGCAAGAACGCCCGGTTCACAGCGAACAACCACGCCGCGATTGCCCAGCAAATCGCACCCATGACCGCCTGGTTGAAGAGCAGCTTGGGGCCGCCGGACTGGGTGCCCAGCAGAACGTACCCCCACTTGCTGAGGATCGGGTAGATGTCGAACCGCGCCGGAACCGCCCCAAACTGGCCGTATGCCGCCAGCCGCTGCCGGATCACCTCCATCTGCGCCGCATCCATGTAGAAGAACAGGGCCGCGCCAAGGCAGCCGCCAAACATACCCTCGACTGCGTAGAGACGCCACGACTGGATGCGGCCCAAGCCGCGACCCGCATAGACGCCGTCCCTCAGGATGCTCACCCCGCCATAAGCGGCCGCGCCAACGATAAACCCCATCCAAACGCGATCAGCCATCGGCAACCCCGTCAGATGATGCCCCAGCGCCAGCGCAACCCCGCACCCCGCCACCGCACCGCGCGAATAGATGACGGGATCGCGCAGGCTCAGCGCGAGCCGACGGATAAACGACCGGCTTTCGTCAAAAGATTCGAGAATCGTCCGCATCAGCGGAAACCCGAGCGCGCACGCCACCGTCAGAAACACAACCGGATGCGCCACGAACGCGCCCCGGACGGCCCCCGTCCCGGCCAATGACTGCACCCCCAGAACCAGCGCCATCAGCACGCCGCTGAACATCGCGCCCTTGGTCAGCCCCCGCACCGCATGCCGCACCAACGAGCGCCACGACGGCCCCTCGCCCGAGAGCGCGTCCAGTATCACGCCCGTCAGCAGAAACACCTCAGCCCACAACATCCCCTGCGAAAGGGCCGTCGCGGCAATCATCACAAGAAATGGCGGCACAGCCAGCGTGACCCCACCCCCCGCCCCCGAACCCACATCCGCCAGGACCGGGGACAGGACCGCACCAACCGAACAGGCCAGCAGGCACAGGTGAGCCTTCCAGCCGGGCAGCACCATCCGCCGCAGCCCCAGACAGAACACGTTCGCGACCCATTCTGTAACGAGAAGAAGCAACGCCATGCGCAGAGCGGTCTGCGCCAGCCATCCGCCACCCGCCGCGCAATCTGCAAGGGCACCCGGCTGCAACCCCAGCAGCGCACCAAAAACAAACGGCACGAGCAGCAGTTCTCCCCGGACCACGAGACCGACCGGCCGACGCCGCGAGGTCAGACTGATCAGATTGGCCGTATGATACAGAACGGCGAACAGCGCCGCGCCAAACGCGCTGAGATGAACCAGATCCCCCCACCCCGTCGGCGCCTTCCACAGCGGATCAGGGGAGGCCGCCGCAGCCAGACACCCGGTCGCACACGCATCGAACAGGAGATCCCGCAGGCGCGGCCGCCGACCGGCCAGGCCCGCGCCCACCAGCGAAATCCCCGCCCCGGTCGTCATCGCGGCCAGCCATCCCATCCACCGGATCGGCACACCCGTGTTGCCCAGCGAATAAAGGCCCACCGCCAACCCCGCGACAAGCACTGCGGAAAACCCAAAACACAGATCCCGCCACAACCCGCTCAATCGACCGGCTGAACACGCGCCAGAACCGTTTGTCATCCCCTGCGAGTACATCCGCTCAGTATATACGGAACACCGGGCCCAAGGAAAGACTGGGGTAATCGGTTACTTGCGAAGTGTTGCGCTTTTTGGACAAACGGACTAAACTGACCCCACTTGTCTGGATAAAAGCGCAGCGGGATATCGGTCCAATAACATCACGTTTTTACGTATGCCACGCATTTTTGACAATATCGAGCTCGAATTGCTGCCCACGCTGCGGCAAACGCTCCAGATATCCGAACATGCTGATTTTTGCGTGGGCTACTTCAATCTTCGTGGGTGGAAGTCCATTGACGGGCTGATCGACAACTGGTCGGGCGGCACCGACAGGCAGTGTCGCCTCCTGGTCGGCATGCAGCGTTTGCCGCAAGAGGACCTGCGGGAAGCTTACAGTCTTCTGCCGCACGAGGACCCGATAAGCAATCAGACCGTCATCCGCCTGAAACGCCGGTTGGCCGAGGAGTTCCGCGCCCAACTTACGATTGGTGCCCCGACCGATAGCGATGAAGCCGGCTTGCGCCGACTCTCCGCTCAGCTTAAAGCGGGCAAGGTGGTGGTCAAACTTCATCTCAGGCACACCCTCCACGCCAAGCTCTACCTCTGTTTCAGACCCGATCCGAATAATCCCATCACCGGGTTTGTCGGATCCAGTAACCTCACGCTTTCGGGTCTCTCCAAGCAAGGAGAACTCAATGTCGACGTCCTCGATCACGACGCAACCCAGAAACTCGCCCGCTGGTTCAATGACCGATGGGGTGACCGGTGGTGCGTGGATATCACGAAAGAACTCATCCAGGTCATTGACGAAAGCTGGGCTCGGCCCGACTGTCCGCCGCCATACCAGATTTACGTCAAGATGGCCTACCACTTGGCAGAAGAAGCGCGTGCGGGCCTTTCGGAATTCACTATTCCGGCCGACATGCGGGGCATTCTTTTGGAGTTTCAGTCGGCCGCTGTCCGGATTGCGGCCCGTCATCTGGAGAAACGCGGCGGCGTGATCCTGGGCGATGTCGTAGGCCTTGGTAAAACGCTCATGGCCACAGCGCTGGCCCGATTGTTCCAAGACCCGCCCCGGTCACTCGAAACCCTCATCCTCTGCCCCAAAAACCTTGTCGGCATGTGGGAGCATTACGCCCACCGTTTCCGGCTCATCGCAAAGGTTGTCTCCATCACGCAGGCTCAGAACGTCCTGCCCGACCTCCGCCGCTACCGCGTTGTGGTCATTGACGAGAGCCACAACCTGAGAAACCGTGAGGGCCGCCGCTGGGCCGTTGTCCGTGACTACATCGCCCGCAACGCCTGCAAGTGCATCCTCCTTTCCGCCACACCTTACAACAAGGCATACCTCGACCTCGCCAACCAGCTCCGCCTATTCCTCGAACCCGAGGACGTGGTCGGCATCCGGCCGGAAGAGTACCTTCGCCGCGAGTGCGACGGTCGCCCCGACGAGTTCACCCGACGCCACCAGTGCCCGCTCAACTGCCTCGCGGCCTTCGAGAAGAGCGCGCATCCCGACGACTGGCGCGAAATGATGCGGCTGTTCATGGTCCGCCGCACGCGCAGCTTCGTGGAACGGAATTACGCCCTTACCGAGTGCCCGGACTGCCACACCGTCCTGCAGGCCACCCATGAATCCTGCCCCTCCTGCTCGCGTGCCAAGGCCAAGCCCGACCGCCGCTTCCTTGTGCTGGAGGGCGGCAGCCGGTTCCATTTTCCAAAACGCCTGCCCAAGGCGCTTCACTTCCGCATCCGCGAGAGCAATCCCGACGACCAATACGCCAAGCTCTACTCGCAGGTGGTCGTCGATACCGTCCGCATGCTCCACCTGCCGCGATACGGACTGGCCAACTATCTCAAGCCCTCGTTCGACACCCCTGCGACCACTGAGGAGCTGGCCCTGATGCAGGACCTTTCCCGCGCTGGCAAACGGCTCATCGGCTTCTGCCGCACCAACCTGTTCAAGCGGCTCGAAAGCAGCGGCCACGCGTTCCTCCTCTCGATCCGCCGCCACATCCTGCGCAATCACGTCTACCTTCATGCGATCAAGCACGGACTGCCGCTCCCCATCGGAACCCAGGACTCGTCGCTCTTTGACACGCGGGACGATGACAGCGATGACGGCGGGCCGCAAGCCACAGA
Above is a window of Lentisphaerota bacterium DNA encoding:
- a CDS encoding NgoFVII family restriction endonuclease, whose amino-acid sequence is MPRIFDNIELELLPTLRQTLQISEHADFCVGYFNLRGWKSIDGLIDNWSGGTDRQCRLLVGMQRLPQEDLREAYSLLPHEDPISNQTVIRLKRRLAEEFRAQLTIGAPTDSDEAGLRRLSAQLKAGKVVVKLHLRHTLHAKLYLCFRPDPNNPITGFVGSSNLTLSGLSKQGELNVDVLDHDATQKLARWFNDRWGDRWCVDITKELIQVIDESWARPDCPPPYQIYVKMAYHLAEEARAGLSEFTIPADMRGILLEFQSAAVRIAARHLEKRGGVILGDVVGLGKTLMATALARLFQDPPRSLETLILCPKNLVGMWEHYAHRFRLIAKVVSITQAQNVLPDLRRYRVVVIDESHNLRNREGRRWAVVRDYIARNACKCILLSATPYNKAYLDLANQLRLFLEPEDVVGIRPEEYLRRECDGRPDEFTRRHQCPLNCLAAFEKSAHPDDWREMMRLFMVRRTRSFVERNYALTECPDCHTVLQATHESCPSCSRAKAKPDRRFLVLEGGSRFHFPKRLPKALHFRIRESNPDDQYAKLYSQVVVDTVRMLHLPRYGLANYLKPSFDTPATTEELALMQDLSRAGKRLIGFCRTNLFKRLESSGHAFLLSIRRHILRNHVYLHAIKHGLPLPIGTQDSSLFDTRDDDSDDGGPQATEVSARSLDEFSQVASDGYALLKHEHGGDFEWLRPDLFADELAAHLRQDSERLFSILTLAGDWRPEKDEKLAELHKLLTRKHPAEKVILFSQFADTVNYLRDQLQARGLNKFAAVTGDTDDPSAFARRFSPESNQAAGAVSAADELRVIVATDVLSEGQNLQDAAIIVNYDLPWAIIRLIQRAGRVDRIGQKAEEILCYSFIPADGVERVIRLRSRVRQRLHENSEVVGTDETFFEDEK